From the genome of Pseudomonas sp. WJP1:
TCGAGCACCTTGAGGCCCATGTCCCGGGTGAGGGGAATGTCGTGATGGAGGACGGATTCCAGTTGACGACTGTCGCGGCTCATTCAGCGGCCTCTTGTTTGAAGTGGGAGTGGGCGCGACTCAATCGAGGTCGTCGCCGTGGGTGGAGGCGCCGCTGTCGGCGAAGCTCAGGCCGTGCTTGCGCAATTTGTCATGCAAGGTCTTGCGTGGAATGCCCAGCGCTTCGGCGACGCTGCGCACGGAGCTGTGCGAGCGCGCCAGTTCGGCGGCTATCAGGGTTTTTTCGAAGTTTTCCACTTGCTCGCTCAATCCGCCGCTGACCATTTCTACTGTCGTGCCAGCCGTGCCTTGCACCTCGTTGCTGTCCAGCGCCAGTTCCAGGCCCAGGGCGAAACGTTCGGCAGCGTTTTGCAGTTCGCGCACGTTGCCGGGCCAGGTGTGGCGCAACAGCAGGGCGCGTTGCCCGGGTTGCAGTTCATGGGGCGGCAAGCCGTGGCGGGCGCTGGCTTCATCGGCGAAATGCTGGAACAGCATCAGCGCATCTTCACCGCGTTCGCGTAGTGGTGGAATGCGCAATGGCGCGACGTTCAGGCGATAGTACAAGTCGGCGCGGAATCGGCCCTGATCGGCGGCCTGGCGCAGATCTTCCTTGGTGGCGGCGATGATGCGGATGTCCAGCGGGATCAGTTGATTGCCGCCCAGGCGTTCGACCACACGCTCCTGCAGCAAACGCAGCAATTTCACCTGGACGTCCAGGCTCATGCTTTCGATCTCATCGAGAAATAACGTGCCACCGTTGGCAAATTCGAACTTGCCGATGCGACGTTTCTGCGCGCCCGTGAAAGCGCCTGGCTCATGGCCGAACAACTCGCTTTCGACCACCGATTCGGCCAGTGCCCCGGCGTTGATCGCCACGAACGGGCCATTGCGCCGACTCGACAGGTCATGCAACGCGCGGGCGACCACTTCTTTACCGGCCCCGGTCTCACCGAGGATCAGCACGTCCGCCCGGGTCGCCGCCAGGGCGCCGATTTGTTCGCGCAGGCGCAGCATCGAGGGTGACTGCCCCACCAGGCGTGTGCTCAATTCATTGCGATCGCTCAGGGCCAGGCGCAGACTGCGGTTGTCCAGCACCAGTCGGCGCAAGGCCAGGGCGCGGCGCACGCTGTCGAGCAGGGCGTCGCTGGCGAAGGGCTTTTCCAGAAAGTCATAGGCCCCCGCGCGCATGGCTTGCACCGCCAGTGGCACATCGCCGTGACCGGTGATCAGCAGCACCGGCAGTTCTGGGTCCTGAGCGTGGAGTTCGGTCAGCAGTTCGATGCCGTCCATGCCCGGCATGCGGATATCGCTGACGACCACGCCCGGCCAGTCGCGCTCCAGTTGCGCGGCCAAGCCCTTGGCTTCGGCCAGCGGCAGGATCTTCAGGCCGGCCAGGTCCAGGGTCTGGCTCAAGGCCTGGCGCAGGTGGGGATCGTCGTCGATCAACACGACCTGGATGCGGTTGTCGATGGTCATGCACTTCGGTCCTCGGACGGTTGCAGGCTCACACCCGGTGCGCCTGCGCGTAGCTTCAGGGTAATCAAGGCGCCGCCCTCCTTGTGGTTGGCGAACGACAGTTCGCCGCCGAAGGCGCGCATCAGGGTCTCGCAGATCGCCAGCCCCAATCCAAGGCCCTGGGTACGGGTCTTGGTGGTGTAGAAGGGCTCGCTGGCGCGGCCGAGGGCCTCCAGGCAGAACCCGGGGCCGTTGTCGCGAATGTACAGGTTGACGCCCTCGGCCGTGGATTGGGCACTGAGCCAGAGTTTACGTGGCGGGCCTTTTTCCGTCAGGGCATCCAGAGCGTTGGCCAGCAGGTTGCCCAGCACCTGGCGCAGGCGGGTTTCCCCGGCCTCGACCCACAAAGTGGCGGCGGGCAAGTCGCGAATCAGCTCGACTTCCATGCTGCGTCGGCGCTTGGCCAGCAAGGCCAGGGCATCGTCCAGCGCCGGCTGCAGGGCGACGCTTTCCGGGGCGTGGCGGTCGCGCCGGGCAAAGGCGCGCAGGTGAGCGATGATCGACGCCATGCGCCCGGTCAATTCACTGATCAGCTTGAGGTTGCCACGGGCATCGTCGGTGCGCTGGTGGTCGAGCAGCACTTCGGCGTTTTCCGCGTAGCTGCGGATGGCTGCCAAAGGTTGGTTGAGTTCGTGACTGATGCTCGCCGACATCGTTCCCAGGGCCGAGAGCTTGCCGGCCTGCACCAGGTCATCCTGGGCACGAACCAGCTCTTGCTGGGCCTGTTCGCGCTCCAGCACTTCCTGCTTGAGCCGGCGGTTGAGGCCTTCAAGGTCACTGGTACGCTCGGCCACCCGTCCCTCCAGTTCGCGCCGGGCCTTGGCTTCGAAGGCGATCCGTTCCAGGTAGTGACGGCGGCGTTGCATCATCAGGCCGAGCAACAGCATCAACACCAAAAGCGTCGCGCCACCGATGGCGACCACCGTGCGCACCGGGCGATCGATCAGGGTTCGCGGGGCGAGGATGCTGACGTTCCAGCCGGTTTCCGCGATCGCCTGGGTCTGGGTCAGCCAGGCGTTGGGGTTGAGCTTAAGCGGCTTGGGCTCGCGGGTGGGGTAGGGCTGGATCGCGGTGATGGCCTTGCGCTCTTCTTCGCTCAACTCCCGGGTCGAACGAAAACGCCATTCCGGCCGCGAAGTGAGGATGACCACGCCGTTGTGATCGGTTAGCAGCAGTTGCTCCGGGGTTTTGCCCCACAGGCTCTCGGTGTGGTCGAGGTCGACCTTGACCACCAGCACGCCGGTGATTTTCTCCCCCGCGCGCACGGCGGCGGCGAAGAAGTAGCCACGTTTGGCGGACGTGGTGCCCAGCCCGAAAAATCGCCCGAGCCGCCCGGCCATGGCTTCGCTGAAGTACGGCCGGAAGGCAAAGTTGCGGCCCACGAAACTGTCGTGCTTGTCCCAGTTGGAGGCGGCCAGGGTCTTGCCCGTGGTGTCCATCAGGTACATGACTTCGGCGCCGGTCTGGGTGCTGATGTTTTTCAGCAGGCGATTGGCGTTGCCCTGGGTGACGCCATCGTCCGGCGCGCCAAGCACGGCGCGCAGGGCCGGCAGGTCGCCGAGGATCTGCGGTAGCACTTCATAGCGGTGCAGGGTGCCCAGCAGGTTGGCGACGTAGAGGTCGAGGGTCTGGCGATTCTGGCCAGCCAGTTCGCTGCGGTAATAGCGCTCGGCCAGGTGCTCCAGGGGCCACAGCAACGGCGCCAGGCACAGCGCGAGCAGGGCCAGGCTGCGCCAGCGGGGTCTGCGGGGAAGGGTCGGAGTCATGAGCATCGAGCGCCAGTGGGTACAGGTGCATTATGCCTAGGCTTGCCGACGCAGTCTGCGCACCGTTGATACGCGCCGGTTGTTCATCGGACCGGTGAGAGGGGGGTTGCGTATCGGCTCGTGCAGTGGCGATATAGGCGCCTAATAAATTTAACACCTTCATTGAAGAGGTCTGTTTCATGCCGCTCGCCACGTTGATTCATCGCGCCAGTTTGCCCAGCCCGCAAGTGTCTGCGGAGCAAGCGCTTGAGCTGTTGCAGGAACATTACGGGTTTGGCGGAACGTTGCAGGCCCTTGGCAGCCAGCAGGATTTGAACTACCGCGTCGACAGTGACCAAGGCCGCTTTGTCCTGAAAATCTGCCGGGGCGACTATTCGGCGCTGGAGCTGCAAGCCCAGCATGCCGGGCTCAAGCATCTGGCGGAACATCCTGACGTGCACGTGCCGCGCGTGATTGCGGCAAAAAACGGTGCGGATCTGTTGTCCCTGGAGGTCGCTGGCCAAGCGGTGCATGTGCGTTTGCTGGATTACATCGAGGGCCAGTCCCTGACGCACCTCGAATACTTCAATCGCAAGGTGGTGGCCGGTTTCGGGCGGTTGTGCGGTGAAATGGACCTGGCACTGGCCGATTTTGATCATCCGGGGCTGGTGCGAACCCTGCAGTGGGACGCGCGCCACGCCCATGCACTGATCGCGCATTTGCTGCCGGTCATCAAGGATGAAACCCAGCGCCGACTGATCATTGAAGCGTCCGAACAGGCCGAGCGCCATCTGTTGCCCCTGCAAGACAAGTTGCCGGTGCAAGCCATTCACATGGACATCACCGACGACAACGTGGTCTGGCAGCGAGATGCGCAGCGCCATTGGCAACTGCAAGGTGTGATCGATTTCGGCGACTTGGTCCGCACCTGGCGCATTACCGACCTGTCGGTGACCTGCGCAGCATTGCTGCACCATGGTGAAGGCGATCCGTTCTGCATTTTGCCAGCGGTGCAGGCGTATCACGCGGTCAATCCGTTGCAGCATGAAGAACTGCTGGCATTGTGGCCGCTGATCGTCGCCCGTGCGGCGGTGCTGGTGCTCAGTGGCGAACAGCAGGTCAGCATCGATCCGGGCAATACCTATAGCCGCGATAACCTGGTCCACGAGTGGGAAATCTTCCGGGTGGCCACATCGGTGCCGTTGGCGCTGATGGAAGCGGCCATCCTGTCGGCCGTCGGGCAGAACCTGCCAGGCATTGGCGGCGAAGGCTTCGCACCGCTGCTGCCGAGCCTGGTGGGGCGAGAGTTCGCGTTGATCGACCTGGGTGTGCTCAGCCCGCATTTCGAGGCCGGTAACTGGGAGCAGGAAGGCATCGATCAGCGCCTGCTGGACGAAGCCGCCGCCGTCCACGGTCTGGCAGCCAGTCTTTATGGGCAATACCGTTTGTCCCGCACACGCCCGGACACTGCCGGCGAGCCGGACACCTGTCCCTTGCACGTCGAGTTGCGCGTGCCCCACGGCACGACAGTCGAAGCGCCGTTTGCCGGGGTGGTGCACCAGCCGATGCCCGGGCTGCTGCAACTGGACGGTCCGCAACTGAGCGTGCGGTTGTTGGGTGTCACGCCATCGCTGGATAGCGGCGCAGCGCTGGTCAAGGGTCAGGTGTTGGGTTCGGTCAGCGGGCCGTTGATCGTGCAGTTGTGCCGAGGGGCGTCGTTTACCGCACCGTTGTTTTGCACACCTTCACGTGCTGGCGCCTGGCAAGCGCTGTGCCCGTCGCCAGCGGTGCTGCTGGGGCTGGCTTGCGATGCGCCAGAGGAACTCGATTCACAGACCTTGCTGGCCCGTCGGGATGCCAGTTTCGCCCGCACGCAAAAACACTATTACGTCGACCCGCCGCGCATCGAGCGCGGCTGGCGCAACCACCTGATCGACATGCAGGGCCGCTCTTACCTCGACATGCTCAACAACGTCGCGGTACTCGGCCACGGCCATCCGCGCATGGCAGCGGTCGCCAGCCGTCAGTGGTCGTTGCTCAACACCAACTCGCGGTTCAACTATGCGGCCGTGGCCGAATTCTCCGAGCGGCTGTTGAAATTGTCACCGGAGGGCATGGATCGGGTGTTCCTGGTCAACAGCGGCAGCGAGGCCAACGATCTGGCCATTCGCCTGGCGTGGGCCTACAGCGGCGGACGCGACATGCTCAGCGTACTGGAGGCCTATCACGGCTGGACAGTCGGCGCGGATGCGGTATCGACGTCGATCGCCGACAACCCCAAGGCCCTGAGCAGCCGCCCGGACTGGGTGCACCCGGTGACCGCGCCGAACACCTATCGCGGCGAATTCCGCGGCCCTGACAGCACGCCGGACTACGTGCGCAGCGTCGAACACAACCTGGCGAAAATCGCCGGGCAAAAACGTCAACTGGCCGGTTTCATTTGCGAACCGGTGTATGGCAATGCCGGTGGCATCTCGCTGCCGCCGGGTTACCTGCAGCAGGTTTACGCCATGGTCCGCGCCCAAGGTGGCGTGTGCATCGCCGATGAAGTGCAGGTGGGTTACGGGCGCATGGGCCATTTCTTCTGGGGCTTTGAAGAGCAGGGCGTGGTACCGGACATCATCACCATGGCCAAGGGCATGGGTAACGGCCAGCCACTGGGCGCGGTGATCACCCGCCGGGAAATCGCCGAAGCGCTGGAGGCCGAGGGGTATTTCTTCTCGTCCGCCGGTGGCAGCCCTGTCAGCTGCCAGATCGGCATGGCGGTGCTGGATGTGATGGAGGAGGAAAAACTCTGGGAAAACGCCCAGGTCGTCGGCGGGTATTTCAAGGAGCGACTGGAAGCGCTGATCGATATTCATCCGTTGGTCGGCGCCGTGCATGGTTCCGGGTTTTATCTGGGAGTGGAGTTGATCCGCAACCGTGCAACCCTGGAGCCGGCCACCGAAGAAACCACCGCGTTGTGCGATCGCTTGCGCGAACTGGGGATTTTCATGCAACCGACGGGCGATTACTTGAACGTGCTTAAGATCAAACCGCCGATGGTGACGTCGCGCCAGAGCGTGGATTTCTTTGTGGACATGCTTTCGAAAGTAATGAGCGAGGGTTTGTAACCCTTAAATCGCTTTCGCGGGCAAGCCTCGCTCCTACGGATTAGTGTCGTTTGCGAACATGCGTACGACCTGAAACCGTAGGAGCGAGGCTTGCCCGCGAAAGCGTCCTCACAAACGCTGCAAACATCGATTGTTATCGGGATTAAGTGAGTAAATTTAGACGAAAGGCATAGTTGTCGCTTCAAAAGCCGATTTTTATCGGATATAAAGTCATCATTGCCAGGGCGTGGATGAACCATGCCCGACCGTCACGCACTTGCCCGGAGATGCTTCATGAGCCGTAACGTTACTGTCGCTGCCACGCAAATGGCCTGTTCCTGGGACCTTGAAGGCAACATCGAGGTCGCTGAAAGACTGGTCCGCGAAGCCGCGGCCAAAGGCGCGCAGATCATCCTGATCCAGGAATTGTTCGAGGCACCGTACTTCTGCCAGAAGCCGAACCCGGATTACCTGCAACTGGCAACGACGGTGGAAGACAACGTCGCCATCAAGCATTTCCAGAAAGTCGCCAAGGAGCTGCAAGTCGTGTTACCGATCAGCTTCTACGAACTGGCAGGCCGCGCACGTTTCAACAGCATCGCGATCATCGATGCCGACGGCAGCAACCTCGGGATTTATCGTAAAAGCCACATCCCGGATGGCCCTGGCTACCACGAGAAGTACTACTTCAACCCGGGCGATACCGGCTTCAAGGTGTGGAACACCCGATACGCGAAGATCGGCGTGGGCATCTGCTGGGACCAGTGGTTCCCCGAGGCCGCTCGCAGCATGGCGCTGCAAGGCGCGGAAATCCTGTTCTATCCGACTGCCATCGGCAGCGAGCCGCACGACAAGACCATTTCGTCCCGCGATCACTGGCAACGCGTACAGCAGGGCCACGCTGGCGCCAACCTGATGCCGCTGATCGCCAGTAACCGCATCGGCAACGAAGAACAGGACGGCTACGACATCACCTTCTACGGTTCGTCGTTCATCGCCAACCAGTTCGGCGAGAAGGTGCAGGAACTCAATGAAACCGAAGAAGGCATCCTGGTTCACACCTTCGACCTCGACAAACTCGAACACACACGCAGTGCATGGGGCTCCTTCCGCGATCGCCGTCCGAACCTGTATGGTGCTATCAAAACCCTCGACGGATCCCTGGAGTCCTGACTGCCATGACCACTTTGAACAGCTCCCCTCGCGCAGACGGCTTCTACATGCCGGCCGAGTGGGCACCCCAAACCCAGACCTGGATGATCTGGCCCGAGCGCCCGGACAACTGGCGCCTGGGCGGCAAACCGGCGCAAGCCGCACACGTAGCGGTGGCCAAGGCCATCGCCCGTTTCGAACCGGTCACCGTGGCGGTGTCCGCCGGCCAATACGAAAACGCCCGTGCCCGCCTGGACGTGCCGAATATCCGCGTGGTCGAGATGTCCAGCGACGACGCGTGGGTTCGGGACACCGGCCCAACGTTCGTCATCAATAACAGCGGCGAAGTCCGGGGGGTGAACTGGGACTTCAACTCGTGGGGTGGTTTCGACGGCGGCCTGTATTCGCCGTGGAACCGCGACTCGCAGGTGGGCGGCAAGATCCTCGAGATCGAGCGTAGCTCGCGCTATCGCACCGAGGGCTTCGTGCTCGAAGGCGGTTCGATTCACGTCGATGGCGAAGGCACGCTGATCACCACCGAAGAATGCCTGCTCAACCGCAATCGCAACCCGCACATGAATCGTGCGGAAATCGAAGCGGTGCTGAAAGACAATCTGGCTGTGGATAAGATCATCTGGCTGCCGGATGGCTTGTTCAACGACGAAACCGATGGCCATGTGGATAACTTCTGCTGCTACGTGCGTCCGGGTGAAGTGCTGTTGGCCTGGACAGATGACCCACAGGATCCGAACTTCCCACGCTGCCAGGCGGCCATGAAGGTGCTGCAAAACAGCACCGACGCCAAGGGGCGCCCGTTCACGGTGCACAAGATGCCGATTCCGGGGCCGCTGTATGCGACTGAGGAAGAATGTGCCGGTGTCGATCCGGTCGACGGGACTCAGGAGCGTAACCCGAGCGTTCGCCTGGCCGGCTCTTATGTGAACTTCCTGATCGTTAACGGCGGCATTATTGCCCCAAGTTTCGACGACCCGCTGGATGGTCCGGCAAGAGAGATCTTGCAGACACTGTTCCCGCAGCACGAAGTGGTTATGGTGCCTGGCCGTGAACTGTTACTGGGAGGCGGTAACATTCACTGCCTTACCCAACAACAGCCAGCTCCGCACAAAGAGTGAGTGCAGTTGTAACAGCTTGAGTTAACAGCAAAAAAATTCAGGCTGGCGCTTTCGCACGCCGCACCATGCAAAGCCCGCAGTCCTTGAGGATTACGGGCTTTTTTGTATCCGTCGGTCGGTAAATGAAAAACATTGGCATAGCTCTTGTATCTGTCGGGGGGTAAGGGGGAGGGGAGAGCTTCGATGTTCTGTCATAAACCTTGGATAAGTTAGCCGCTCAAAAACCAGGAGAGAGCGTTGAAATGAACGCCGAAGTGAATGTGGCAAGCGACAGCGAATCGCTGCAGGTCCTGGCGCACTGGTTCAAGTCCAATGGAACGTGTCAGATCAGCCAGACTGATCCGCGCCGGATGATGATCGAGCGTTACCCTGCTGGTTTATTCAGCGAGGCGGAACTGGATGCGTTGTGGGATGTGATGGAAGGATAAGAAGAAAAACAACGGATTGATAAAGAAAAAGCGCTGCCGGGATGGCAGCGCTTTTTTATGGACGATTGATTGGAATAGGGACTAATCAACACCACCAAACCCTGTGGGAGAGGGCTTGCCCGCGATGGCGGTGTGTCATTCGACGAAAATGTTGGACTTGCTGGCCTCATCGCGGGCAAGCCCGCTCCCACAGTGGATCGGTGTGAACCTTAGAAGCTGTAGGTTCCTGTAACAACTACGCTACGCGGCTCACCCGGTTGAATCTGCGCCGCACTGGTAGCCGACTCGTAGTACGTCTTGTCGCTGATGTTGTTCAGCGCCGCGCGCACATCCCAATCCTTGTGCCTGAAGCCGGCCAAGGCATCCCAGCGGCCATAACCCGGCAACACGGTGGTGTTGAGGTTGTCGGCATAACGATCGCCGACCAAGGTCACACCGGTTTCGGCGTACCAGCCCATCTCCGGTTTCCAGGTCAGGAACAGACTGCCGTTATGCTTGGCCACGTTGCTGATGCGATTGCCTTCAAAGCCGTTGTTGTCTTTCTCGATCGTTGCGTCCTGAAGACCTACGCCGCCGCGCACATACCAGTTGCCGGTCACTTTGCCGGAGGCGGTCAACTCGATCCCGCGCGAACGTTGCTTACCAGTCAGCAAGGTAATCGTTGGGTTGTTTGGATCGCTGGTACGGCGGTTGTAGAGCTCCAGCTCGTAGATCGCCAGCGTGGTGCTCAGGCGATCGTCCAGCCAGTCGCTTTTCACGCCGATTTCTTTCTGCCTGGTCAGCTCCGGGCTCAGGTCGTTGGTGTTGCCGGCCGCACCCGGGGTAATTCCGATCAAACCACCACCGACAGGAGAAAACGTCTTCGACCAGGAGGCATAGAAGGAATGATTCTGCAGGGGGGTCCACACCAGTCCTACGCGAGGGCTGGTGCTGTGACTGTCACGGTCTTCGGAAATGTCCCGCAGCTTGTTGGTCGACTCGATGTCGAACCTGTCGTAACGCAAACCGGCGAGCAGTTGCCATTGATCGTTCAGTTGCAGCTGATCCTGCACGTACACCGCACGGCTTTCGACTTCGGTGTGCAAGCTGCTGGAGACCTGCATGCGTCCGGTGTGGCGCAAGTCCCGATTGGGGTTGTTGAGGTCCAGGGGCGGCACCGGTGAACTGCCCGGCCCTGAAGTGGCGGCGGTGTACAAGGTCGGATCGCGGCGCTGGCTGCCGATCTCGATGCCGGTCAGCAGGCGATGCTCCAGGCCGAAGGTATCGAACCCGCCTTCCAGTTCAACATTGTTGTAGACGTTACGGGTGGTCAGGTCCTGTTGCCAGTGTTGGCGTGTGACCTTGTTGGTGCTCGGGTTGTAGCCGGTGAGGTAGGTGTTGTCGAAATCGCTGTTGAGCTTGAACACGCCCAGGGTCTGGCGCAATTGCCAGTTATCGCTGAGCTCATAGGTGAGTTTGGAGCGCAGGGATTGCGACTTGTCGTCGATGAAATCGTGCTCGCTGCCATAGGTGGTATCGCGTCCGACATCTGCCGGGCGGCCGTTAACCCCGGGAATGCCGCGATCCGGCGTACGGTTGTAACGGCTGTATTCGTACTGCACCAGCCAGTTCAGGTCCGGTGTCAGTTGCCAGCTCATCGAAGGCGCGAACAACTGGCGATTGCCACTCACGCCATCGCGGAAACTGTTCTGGTCCATGTTGCCCATGTTCAGGCGCAGGCTGATGTTCTCGGATGGGTCGGTGCTGAGGTCGGCGTACAGGCTGCGCAGATCATCGCTGCCGCCCTGGGCCTCGAGGGTCGAGCGGCGGCCGAACTCCGGCAGCTTGCTCACCCGGTTGACGATCCCGCCCTGGCTGCCACGGCCGTA
Proteins encoded in this window:
- the aguB gene encoding N-carbamoylputrescine amidase; its protein translation is MSRNVTVAATQMACSWDLEGNIEVAERLVREAAAKGAQIILIQELFEAPYFCQKPNPDYLQLATTVEDNVAIKHFQKVAKELQVVLPISFYELAGRARFNSIAIIDADGSNLGIYRKSHIPDGPGYHEKYYFNPGDTGFKVWNTRYAKIGVGICWDQWFPEAARSMALQGAEILFYPTAIGSEPHDKTISSRDHWQRVQQGHAGANLMPLIASNRIGNEEQDGYDITFYGSSFIANQFGEKVQELNETEEGILVHTFDLDKLEHTRSAWGSFRDRRPNLYGAIKTLDGSLES
- a CDS encoding sensor histidine kinase, translated to MTPTLPRRPRWRSLALLALCLAPLLWPLEHLAERYYRSELAGQNRQTLDLYVANLLGTLHRYEVLPQILGDLPALRAVLGAPDDGVTQGNANRLLKNISTQTGAEVMYLMDTTGKTLAASNWDKHDSFVGRNFAFRPYFSEAMAGRLGRFFGLGTTSAKRGYFFAAAVRAGEKITGVLVVKVDLDHTESLWGKTPEQLLLTDHNGVVILTSRPEWRFRSTRELSEEERKAITAIQPYPTREPKPLKLNPNAWLTQTQAIAETGWNVSILAPRTLIDRPVRTVVAIGGATLLVLMLLLGLMMQRRRHYLERIAFEAKARRELEGRVAERTSDLEGLNRRLKQEVLEREQAQQELVRAQDDLVQAGKLSALGTMSASISHELNQPLAAIRSYAENAEVLLDHQRTDDARGNLKLISELTGRMASIIAHLRAFARRDRHAPESVALQPALDDALALLAKRRRSMEVELIRDLPAATLWVEAGETRLRQVLGNLLANALDALTEKGPPRKLWLSAQSTAEGVNLYIRDNGPGFCLEALGRASEPFYTTKTRTQGLGLGLAICETLMRAFGGELSFANHKEGGALITLKLRAGAPGVSLQPSEDRSA
- a CDS encoding TonB-dependent receptor: MPAPFRLTPFSLGLSALISAGFSYAAPTTLPATSISAEAEADDPRVKETNTATRTNTPVRYVPQAIDSIKTANVVDYGTNDLGTALSGIPNVSSGADTRFDSLRIRGFDASNDFYLDGIRDDSQYVRDLHNIERIDVLKGPAAVLYGRGSQGGIVNRVSKLPEFGRRSTLEAQGGSDDLRSLYADLSTDPSENISLRLNMGNMDQNSFRDGVSGNRQLFAPSMSWQLTPDLNWLVQYEYSRYNRTPDRGIPGVNGRPADVGRDTTYGSEHDFIDDKSQSLRSKLTYELSDNWQLRQTLGVFKLNSDFDNTYLTGYNPSTNKVTRQHWQQDLTTRNVYNNVELEGGFDTFGLEHRLLTGIEIGSQRRDPTLYTAATSGPGSSPVPPLDLNNPNRDLRHTGRMQVSSSLHTEVESRAVYVQDQLQLNDQWQLLAGLRYDRFDIESTNKLRDISEDRDSHSTSPRVGLVWTPLQNHSFYASWSKTFSPVGGGLIGITPGAAGNTNDLSPELTRQKEIGVKSDWLDDRLSTTLAIYELELYNRRTSDPNNPTITLLTGKQRSRGIELTASGKVTGNWYVRGGVGLQDATIEKDNNGFEGNRISNVAKHNGSLFLTWKPEMGWYAETGVTLVGDRYADNLNTTVLPGYGRWDALAGFRHKDWDVRAALNNISDKTYYESATSAAQIQPGEPRSVVVTGTYSF
- the aguA gene encoding agmatine deiminase — its product is MTTLNSSPRADGFYMPAEWAPQTQTWMIWPERPDNWRLGGKPAQAAHVAVAKAIARFEPVTVAVSAGQYENARARLDVPNIRVVEMSSDDAWVRDTGPTFVINNSGEVRGVNWDFNSWGGFDGGLYSPWNRDSQVGGKILEIERSSRYRTEGFVLEGGSIHVDGEGTLITTEECLLNRNRNPHMNRAEIEAVLKDNLAVDKIIWLPDGLFNDETDGHVDNFCCYVRPGEVLLAWTDDPQDPNFPRCQAAMKVLQNSTDAKGRPFTVHKMPIPGPLYATEEECAGVDPVDGTQERNPSVRLAGSYVNFLIVNGGIIAPSFDDPLDGPAREILQTLFPQHEVVMVPGRELLLGGGNIHCLTQQQPAPHKE
- a CDS encoding sigma-54-dependent transcriptional regulator produces the protein MTIDNRIQVVLIDDDPHLRQALSQTLDLAGLKILPLAEAKGLAAQLERDWPGVVVSDIRMPGMDGIELLTELHAQDPELPVLLITGHGDVPLAVQAMRAGAYDFLEKPFASDALLDSVRRALALRRLVLDNRSLRLALSDRNELSTRLVGQSPSMLRLREQIGALAATRADVLILGETGAGKEVVARALHDLSSRRNGPFVAINAGALAESVVESELFGHEPGAFTGAQKRRIGKFEFANGGTLFLDEIESMSLDVQVKLLRLLQERVVERLGGNQLIPLDIRIIAATKEDLRQAADQGRFRADLYYRLNVAPLRIPPLRERGEDALMLFQHFADEASARHGLPPHELQPGQRALLLRHTWPGNVRELQNAAERFALGLELALDSNEVQGTAGTTVEMVSGGLSEQVENFEKTLIAAELARSHSSVRSVAEALGIPRKTLHDKLRKHGLSFADSGASTHGDDLD
- a CDS encoding aminotransferase; amino-acid sequence: MPLATLIHRASLPSPQVSAEQALELLQEHYGFGGTLQALGSQQDLNYRVDSDQGRFVLKICRGDYSALELQAQHAGLKHLAEHPDVHVPRVIAAKNGADLLSLEVAGQAVHVRLLDYIEGQSLTHLEYFNRKVVAGFGRLCGEMDLALADFDHPGLVRTLQWDARHAHALIAHLLPVIKDETQRRLIIEASEQAERHLLPLQDKLPVQAIHMDITDDNVVWQRDAQRHWQLQGVIDFGDLVRTWRITDLSVTCAALLHHGEGDPFCILPAVQAYHAVNPLQHEELLALWPLIVARAAVLVLSGEQQVSIDPGNTYSRDNLVHEWEIFRVATSVPLALMEAAILSAVGQNLPGIGGEGFAPLLPSLVGREFALIDLGVLSPHFEAGNWEQEGIDQRLLDEAAAVHGLAASLYGQYRLSRTRPDTAGEPDTCPLHVELRVPHGTTVEAPFAGVVHQPMPGLLQLDGPQLSVRLLGVTPSLDSGAALVKGQVLGSVSGPLIVQLCRGASFTAPLFCTPSRAGAWQALCPSPAVLLGLACDAPEELDSQTLLARRDASFARTQKHYYVDPPRIERGWRNHLIDMQGRSYLDMLNNVAVLGHGHPRMAAVASRQWSLLNTNSRFNYAAVAEFSERLLKLSPEGMDRVFLVNSGSEANDLAIRLAWAYSGGRDMLSVLEAYHGWTVGADAVSTSIADNPKALSSRPDWVHPVTAPNTYRGEFRGPDSTPDYVRSVEHNLAKIAGQKRQLAGFICEPVYGNAGGISLPPGYLQQVYAMVRAQGGVCIADEVQVGYGRMGHFFWGFEEQGVVPDIITMAKGMGNGQPLGAVITRREIAEALEAEGYFFSSAGGSPVSCQIGMAVLDVMEEEKLWENAQVVGGYFKERLEALIDIHPLVGAVHGSGFYLGVELIRNRATLEPATEETTALCDRLRELGIFMQPTGDYLNVLKIKPPMVTSRQSVDFFVDMLSKVMSEGL